A single region of the Salicibibacter cibi genome encodes:
- a CDS encoding TRAP transporter substrate-binding protein, producing MKQLTTHGKQVVSFIFLILVISACSSPSTAMTTVEEEEGSESDTYHLIYHSSYTPKDESEDFDPLYHVQERFMDLVEERTDGRVMFDAYYNNQLVGQDEAVDALANGTIDVQITSPDYWAERIPEGFIVNLPYWNMGAEHSLHILRETEVGALYEQALEEYDIKLLNYWVSGTSGYMSTSPIFSVEDMQGSIINTTSNFAINFNQEAGAGTASLSVAEQYEGLYRGTIDTIQFPYYSLDSIRYVDVIDYLSVPTFNPSIGMVAMSQSTLDELPEDIQNIMMETAQEMEETTAEVGPSYDQEIFAFAEDHGIELVSMSEENFKEMEQLAQETVWEDFASVNDRTEQMVESLLMENEEWLEENPEAENYMDQYLD from the coding sequence ATGAAGCAATTAACAACACACGGTAAGCAGGTTGTTTCATTCATTTTTCTAATACTTGTTATCTCAGCATGCTCTAGTCCGTCTACTGCTATGACAACAGTGGAGGAAGAGGAAGGAAGTGAATCTGATACATATCATTTAATTTATCATTCTTCCTACACACCAAAAGATGAATCGGAGGACTTTGATCCTTTGTATCATGTCCAGGAACGGTTCATGGACTTGGTTGAAGAAAGAACGGATGGGCGTGTGATGTTTGATGCTTACTATAATAATCAACTGGTAGGTCAGGATGAAGCTGTCGATGCACTTGCAAATGGAACGATTGATGTACAAATTACATCTCCTGATTATTGGGCAGAACGAATACCGGAAGGATTTATCGTGAATTTGCCTTACTGGAATATGGGTGCAGAGCATTCTCTTCATATTTTACGAGAAACGGAAGTAGGTGCGTTGTATGAACAGGCATTGGAAGAATATGATATAAAGCTTTTAAACTATTGGGTCAGTGGTACTTCCGGTTATATGTCGACTTCACCTATTTTTAGTGTTGAAGATATGCAGGGATCCATTATAAATACCACCAGTAATTTTGCTATAAATTTCAACCAAGAAGCAGGTGCCGGGACTGCGTCGTTATCCGTGGCGGAACAATATGAGGGACTATATCGGGGTACGATCGATACAATACAGTTTCCATATTATTCATTGGATAGCATAAGATATGTTGATGTTATTGACTATTTATCTGTTCCGACCTTTAATCCGTCTATCGGAATGGTTGCGATGAGCCAATCAACTTTGGACGAACTTCCCGAGGATATCCAAAACATTATGATGGAGACAGCACAAGAAATGGAAGAAACTACAGCAGAAGTGGGGCCGAGTTATGATCAAGAGATCTTTGCATTTGCGGAAGACCATGGGATAGAACTGGTAAGCATGTCCGAAGAGAATTTCAAGGAAATGGAACAGCTCGCCCAGGAAACTGTTTGGGAAGATTTTGCGTCCGTGAATGATCGTACTGAACAAATGGTTGAATCCTTACTTATGGAAAATGAGGAGTGGTTGGAAGAAAACCCTGAAGCAGAAAATTATATGGACCAGTACCTGGATTAG
- a CDS encoding SDR family NAD(P)-dependent oxidoreductase gives MSLKDFSVKDKVVIITGSSQGIGHRLATGFAEEGAKVVVNSRKYDKLTPLIEEIEGFGGEVLPVQADMREYDDVVALMKKTNERFGTIDLLINNAGGSFGHSLDELSPNGFSAITRNNLDQVFNCCAAVRPFMAEQDGGRIINVSSMAGIRPSPGLGAYGAAKAGVISLTETLALEWSKYNILVNCIAPGLIVTEGTKDVLIPTEEKEQEYRNKIPVGRIGVPEDILNACIYLASEASSYITAETIKVEGGPRQG, from the coding sequence TTGAGCTTAAAAGACTTTTCGGTTAAAGACAAAGTAGTCATCATCACGGGAAGTTCTCAAGGGATCGGGCATAGACTTGCGACGGGATTTGCCGAAGAAGGCGCCAAAGTCGTCGTTAACAGCAGAAAGTATGACAAGCTTACGCCGCTTATCGAAGAAATAGAAGGTTTTGGGGGAGAAGTGCTCCCTGTACAAGCAGATATGAGAGAGTATGATGATGTCGTAGCGTTAATGAAAAAAACCAATGAACGGTTTGGAACAATTGACCTATTAATCAATAACGCGGGCGGAAGTTTCGGTCATTCTTTGGATGAGCTATCCCCAAATGGATTTTCCGCGATTACCCGTAATAATTTGGATCAAGTCTTTAATTGCTGCGCTGCCGTCCGGCCATTTATGGCTGAGCAAGATGGAGGCCGGATTATTAACGTAAGTTCGATGGCAGGCATTCGCCCCTCCCCCGGCTTGGGTGCTTATGGTGCAGCCAAAGCCGGTGTCATTAGTTTGACTGAAACACTCGCTTTGGAGTGGTCTAAGTATAATATACTTGTAAATTGCATTGCTCCGGGGTTGATCGTAACCGAGGGGACAAAAGATGTATTAATACCGACCGAAGAAAAAGAACAAGAATATAGAAATAAAATTCCTGTAGGAAGAATCGGAGTGCCGGAAGATATTTTAAACGCTTGTATCTATCTTGCAAGTGAAGCATCGTCTTATATTACCGCTGAGACGATTAAAGTGGAGGGCGGTCCGCGGCAGGGTTGA
- a CDS encoding enoyl-CoA hydratase/isomerase family protein: protein MAKVVSVSKEQGIATVTMDNPPMNTLSAQMRTDLAEVFTDLKADNEVVAIILTGTGERAFMAGADIKEFPDRDKVTEQEASSASMDVFSVIENTPKPTIAMLNGYTLGGGLEVALTCDIRIAEEHANVGLPEVKLGLLPGGGGTQRLPKIVGPSKAKEMMFTGSQVPADEALQLGIVSKVVPQGEGLAAAQELATKIARQSLQALSRIKQLVNEGTEKPLEDGLKMEREFFDGLFETKDAKEGISAFIEKRRPVFTHE from the coding sequence ATGGCTAAAGTTGTATCCGTAAGTAAAGAGCAAGGAATTGCAACCGTTACGATGGACAATCCTCCAATGAATACGTTGAGTGCGCAAATGAGAACAGACTTAGCTGAAGTTTTTACTGATTTGAAGGCAGATAACGAAGTTGTTGCGATCATACTAACAGGTACCGGGGAACGTGCATTCATGGCCGGTGCAGATATTAAAGAATTTCCGGATCGGGATAAAGTGACGGAGCAAGAAGCGTCCTCCGCATCCATGGATGTTTTTAGCGTCATTGAAAATACGCCCAAGCCCACCATTGCAATGCTCAACGGCTATACATTAGGCGGTGGCCTTGAAGTTGCATTAACATGTGATATCCGTATCGCTGAAGAACATGCAAACGTCGGCCTTCCGGAGGTAAAGCTTGGATTGCTGCCGGGAGGCGGCGGTACGCAAAGATTGCCTAAAATCGTCGGTCCCTCCAAGGCAAAAGAGATGATGTTTACAGGCTCACAAGTGCCAGCCGACGAAGCGCTTCAGCTCGGCATTGTCAGCAAAGTAGTCCCGCAAGGGGAAGGGCTGGCTGCTGCGCAAGAATTAGCGACGAAGATTGCCAGACAATCTTTACAAGCGCTTAGCCGCATTAAGCAGTTAGTGAACGAAGGAACAGAAAAACCTCTGGAGGATGGCCTTAAAATGGAGCGTGAATTTTTTGACGGACTTTTCGAGACGAAGGATGCAAAAGAAGGCATCAGCGCATTCATCGAAAAACGCCGTCCGGTGTTTACGCACGAGTAA
- a CDS encoding 3-hydroxyacyl-CoA dehydrogenase has product MELKNSVAAVTGGSSGLGEAVVQNIVSNGGKAAILDLNEEKGQDLAQSLGENVMYIQTDVTDEESVQSALDETVAKFGYMNVLVNCAGIGGAQKTYGKKGVHGLGHFQKVIQVNLIGTFNAIRLASEKMSVNEPNEHEERGVIINTASVAAFEGQMGQASYSASKGGIVGMTLPIARDLASLGIRVSTIAPGLFETPLFGNAPEKVKNALGEMTPFPKRLGYPDEFGQMAKSIIENPMLNGETIRLDGAIRMQPK; this is encoded by the coding sequence ATGGAACTAAAGAATAGTGTAGCCGCCGTTACCGGAGGTTCTTCCGGGCTGGGAGAAGCCGTTGTACAAAACATTGTTTCTAATGGGGGAAAAGCAGCAATTCTGGATCTTAATGAAGAGAAAGGACAGGATCTGGCACAGTCTCTCGGAGAAAATGTCATGTATATTCAAACAGACGTTACTGATGAGGAAAGTGTACAATCCGCGCTAGATGAAACAGTAGCAAAATTTGGCTATATGAATGTCTTAGTTAATTGCGCGGGTATCGGAGGCGCACAAAAAACGTATGGCAAAAAAGGGGTGCACGGCCTCGGACATTTCCAAAAAGTGATTCAAGTTAATTTGATCGGAACGTTCAATGCCATCCGCCTTGCGTCGGAGAAAATGAGTGTCAATGAACCAAATGAGCATGAAGAAAGAGGCGTTATTATTAATACAGCCTCTGTCGCTGCTTTCGAGGGTCAAATGGGGCAAGCCTCGTATAGTGCTTCAAAAGGCGGAATTGTTGGGATGACGTTGCCGATTGCAAGAGATTTAGCCAGCTTGGGCATCCGAGTATCGACGATCGCTCCAGGGTTGTTTGAAACACCATTGTTTGGGAACGCGCCCGAAAAAGTAAAAAACGCATTAGGAGAAATGACGCCATTTCCTAAACGGCTTGGCTATCCTGATGAATTTGGTCAAATGGCGAAAAGCATTATTGAGAACCCCATGCTTAATGGTGAAACGATTCGTCTCGATGGCGCGATTCGAATGCAGCCTAAATAG